From the Sporichthyaceae bacterium genome, one window contains:
- a CDS encoding 3-isopropylmalate dehydrogenase, with the protein MDSLRLAVIPGDGIGPEVVAEGLKVLDAAVGSSVKIETQHYDLGARRWHATGETLPDSVLAELGGHDVILLGAVGDPGVPSGVLERGLLLKLRFAFDHHVNLRPAKLFAGVTSPLGDTSIDFVVVREGTEGPYTGNGGSLRTGTPHEVATEVSLNTAFGIERVVRYAFNSAAARPRKKLTLVHKNNVLVHAGRLWTRITDEVAAEFPDVTHDYLHVDAATIFFVSQPERFDVIVTDNLFGDILTDLAAAITGGIGLAASGNLDVSRAHPSMFEPVHGSAPDIAGQGKADPTATVLSVAMLLEHVGQAPAAAKVVAAVEADLAERGSAARSTSQVGDAIAARVAG; encoded by the coding sequence ATGGACAGCCTTCGCCTCGCAGTGATTCCCGGAGACGGCATCGGCCCGGAGGTCGTGGCCGAGGGACTGAAGGTCCTGGACGCCGCGGTCGGGTCGTCGGTCAAGATCGAGACCCAGCACTACGACCTCGGGGCGCGGCGCTGGCACGCGACGGGGGAGACCCTGCCGGACTCGGTGCTCGCCGAACTCGGCGGGCACGACGTGATCCTGCTCGGCGCCGTCGGCGACCCGGGCGTCCCGTCCGGGGTGCTCGAGCGGGGCCTGCTGCTCAAGCTGCGCTTCGCGTTCGACCACCACGTGAACCTGCGGCCGGCCAAGCTCTTCGCGGGAGTGACCTCGCCGCTGGGGGACACGAGCATCGACTTCGTCGTGGTGCGCGAAGGTACCGAGGGTCCGTACACGGGCAACGGCGGCAGCCTGCGTACCGGCACCCCGCACGAGGTCGCCACCGAGGTCAGCCTGAACACCGCGTTCGGGATCGAGCGCGTCGTGCGCTACGCGTTCAACAGCGCCGCGGCCCGACCCCGCAAGAAGTTGACGCTGGTCCACAAGAACAACGTTCTCGTCCACGCCGGGCGACTGTGGACCCGGATCACCGACGAGGTCGCCGCGGAGTTTCCCGACGTCACCCACGACTACCTGCACGTCGACGCGGCCACGATCTTCTTCGTGTCCCAGCCGGAACGATTCGACGTGATCGTGACCGACAACCTGTTCGGCGACATCCTCACCGACCTGGCCGCCGCGATCACCGGTGGCATCGGGCTGGCCGCCAGCGGCAACCTCGACGTCAGTCGCGCACACCCGTCGATGTTCGAACCGGTCCACGGTTCGGCGCCGGACATTGCCGGGCAGGGCAAGGCCGACCCGACGGCCACCGTGCTGTCGGTGGCCATGCTGCTCGAGCACGTCGGCCAGGCCCCTGCCGCCGCCAAGGTCGTCGCCGCGGTCGAGGCCGACCTGGCCGAGCGCGGCTCGGCGGCCCGCAGCACCTCGCAGGTCGGCGACGCGATCGCGGCTCGAGTAGCGGGCTGA
- a CDS encoding branched-chain amino acid aminotransferase, giving the protein MQTIGRTEFTFQPNPAAAGDARRAEILADPGFGKYFTDHMVAITWTAERGWHEPTVRPYGPISMDPASAVLHYAQAIFEGLKAYRHAGGSIFTFRPESNAARFQRSAQRLALPELPAEMFVGAIDALVTTDQNWVPSRPEQSLYLRPFMFASEVFLGVKPAGHVTFLVIASPAGAYFKGGLKPVRIWLSEEYTRASPGGTGAAKCAGNYAASLIAQQEAIANGCDQVVFLDAVERRWIEELGGMNLYFVHADRSIRTPALTGSILEGVTRDSIGKLAADLGHRVEETRISIDDWRDGVASGAITEVFACGTAAVITPVGSLHWRGGDQPMAGAGIGPVTTAIRHALLEIQHGHAPDKHGWLHKVC; this is encoded by the coding sequence ATGCAGACGATCGGCCGCACCGAGTTCACGTTCCAGCCAAACCCGGCCGCGGCCGGCGACGCCCGGCGCGCCGAGATCCTGGCCGACCCCGGGTTCGGCAAGTACTTCACCGACCACATGGTCGCGATCACCTGGACCGCCGAGCGCGGTTGGCACGAGCCGACCGTGCGGCCGTACGGGCCGATCTCGATGGACCCGGCCAGCGCGGTGCTGCACTACGCGCAGGCGATCTTCGAGGGACTCAAGGCCTACCGGCACGCCGGCGGCTCGATCTTCACGTTCCGTCCGGAGTCCAACGCCGCCCGCTTCCAGCGCTCCGCGCAGCGGCTGGCACTGCCGGAGCTGCCGGCTGAGATGTTCGTCGGCGCCATCGACGCGTTGGTGACGACCGATCAGAACTGGGTGCCGAGCCGGCCGGAGCAGAGCCTGTACCTGCGCCCGTTCATGTTCGCCTCCGAGGTCTTCCTCGGGGTCAAGCCGGCCGGGCACGTCACGTTCCTGGTGATCGCCTCACCGGCCGGGGCGTACTTCAAGGGCGGGCTCAAGCCCGTGCGGATCTGGCTGTCGGAGGAGTACACCCGCGCCTCGCCCGGCGGTACCGGCGCGGCGAAGTGCGCCGGCAACTACGCCGCGAGCCTGATCGCGCAGCAGGAGGCCATCGCCAACGGCTGCGACCAGGTGGTCTTCCTCGATGCCGTCGAGCGTCGCTGGATCGAGGAACTCGGCGGGATGAACCTGTACTTCGTCCACGCCGACCGCTCCATCCGGACCCCGGCGCTGACCGGTTCGATCCTCGAGGGTGTCACCCGCGACTCGATCGGCAAGCTCGCCGCCGACCTGGGACACCGGGTCGAGGAGACCCGAATCTCGATCGACGACTGGCGCGACGGCGTCGCGAGCGGCGCAATCACCGAGGTGTTCGCCTGCGGCACCGCGGCGGTCATCACCCCGGTCGGGTCGCTGCACTGGCGCGGGGGCGACCAGCCGATGGCCGGTGCTGGCATCGGCCCGGTCACCACCGCGATCCGCCACGCCCTCTTGGAGATCCAGCACGGGCACGCCCCGGACAAGCACGGCTGGCTGCACAAGGTCTGCTGA
- a CDS encoding PIN domain-containing protein, whose translation MSARVFLDTNVFVYSLDLADPDKQVRALQLIDERRRDIVVSTQVLLELHSVCTRKLGLTRHQADTAVRSVAKFPVVEADRELVLQASQLADDAQLSIFDAAIVVAARRAGCRTILSEDLGPNQKYGDLAVENPFG comes from the coding sequence GTGAGCGCCAGGGTTTTCCTCGACACCAACGTCTTCGTCTATTCGCTGGATTTGGCGGATCCGGACAAGCAGGTACGAGCCCTTCAACTGATCGATGAACGACGCCGGGACATCGTGGTCAGCACCCAGGTGCTGCTCGAATTGCACAGCGTCTGCACTCGCAAACTCGGACTCACCCGGCACCAGGCTGACACGGCCGTGCGCTCCGTGGCGAAGTTCCCGGTGGTCGAAGCCGATCGTGAGCTGGTGCTGCAGGCCTCGCAACTCGCGGATGATGCGCAGCTGTCGATCTTCGACGCCGCCATCGTCGTCGCGGCCAGACGCGCAGGATGCCGGACGATCCTCAGCGAGGACCTGGGCCCGAATCAGAAATACGGCGACCTCGCTGTCGAGAACCCCTTCGGCTGA